ttgaaaatttttttaaaatatcttCTTCAGTTATATCTAAAACGTTTGCATCATAAATAACACCATCATCATATACTGTTCTAACATCAACACCATATGAAAATGGTttcatattaaatttttgtaAAAGTGTAGCAGATGATGCTGTTACTTTTTCTCCTTGTTTAATCAAATGGACATTTTCTTGTATTTCAATTTGACCTTTAACAATTTTTGTTGATATACCAAGAGACTGAAAAAATGATGTATGTGATGGATCCATACCTGTTGGTCCAGGTGGAATAAAAACATCAATTGGAGCTATAACACCTAATCTAGCTGGGGCAGGTGATTTATTTTGAAGAATAATACTTCTAACTTCAGATAAATCATCTTTACAAAAAACAAAACccatatttaattttactaatggtaataatttttctatttgTGGTACTGcttgtaaatttttttttagtgcTGTTCTTATTCTTGTATTTTTTCCCATTAAAATTGTTGCCTTTCCTCTCAAACTTTGGCGAACACTAGCCATTTGATCTGATCCGACATTGTCTACATGAacaattaatattttattatattgttgGATCAAGGAACTCAATTTGTccatataaatttgtttctTTTGTGCCTTCGATAATTTTGCcattttgttatattatttggTGTATGAGATAATAAATtcctattttatatattataaaaattaaatattttacaatcgtaaatgtaaaaatttattttctgaTTTTATGGAGACTGGCAGTACAGCTAATGTCTGACAATCAATTTAACCtgcgaaaaaaaaatagtaaaatttgttatattgaaatctaaaaatatatccatatatCAATAATTTATGACCGAGTCatgtaaatatgtaaaatgCAAGCCAAAATAAACATCATATATATTCCCTCAATTTGtactaataatatacattgcACACAAATATAAGAAGATCCTATTCAATCACCACA
Above is a window of Plasmodium yoelii strain 17X genome assembly, chromosome: 9 DNA encoding:
- a CDS encoding ribosomal protein L10, producing MAKLSKAQKKQIYMDKLSSLIQQYNKILIVHVDNVGSDQMASVRQSLRGKATILMGKNTRIRTALKKNLQAVPQIEKLLPLVKLNMGFVFCKDDLSEVRSIILQNKSPAPARLGVIAPIDVFIPPGPTGMDPSHTSFFQSLGISTKIVKGQIEIQENVHLIKQGEKVTASSATLLQKFNMKPFSYGVDVRTVYDDGVIYDANVLDITEEDILKKFSKGVANVAALSRSVGIITEASYPHVFVEAFKNIVSLVIDTDYTFPLMKKIKDMVENPQAYAAAPVAASSAQKDEPKKEAAKKEEEEEEEEDGFMGFGMFD